In Electrophorus electricus isolate fEleEle1 chromosome 1, fEleEle1.pri, whole genome shotgun sequence, a single window of DNA contains:
- the slc25a22b gene encoding mitochondrial glutamate carrier 1, giving the protein MAEKKISLPVKLINGGVAGLIGVTCVFPIHLAKTRLQNQQNGSRLYTSMFDCLIKTARSEGFFGMYRGAAVNLTLVTPEKAIKLAANDFFRHHLTTDGQQLTLLREMIAGCGAGTCQVIVTTPMEMLKIQLQDTGRINAQRKLIRQAAVRGGAAEGSFEVRARTGLQLSRDLLKSRGIAGLYKGLRATLLRDVPFSIIYFPLFANLNSLGGTGVQGPAPFYVSFLSGCVAGCIAAVAVNPVDVVKTRLQSLCCGAQEDTYSGAMDCISKILCNEGPSAFLKGAYCRVLVIAPLFGIAQVVYFLGVGETVLSLITESRSGS; this is encoded by the exons ATGGCTGAAAAGAAGATCAG CCTCCCTGTAAAGCTGATAAATGGAGGAGTTGCTGGCCTGATTGGTGTGACCTGTGTCTTCCCCATCCACTTAGCCAAGACCCGCCTCCAGAACCAGCAAAATGGGTCACGCTTGTACACCAGCAT GTTTGATTGTCTCATCAAAACTGCCCGCTCAGAGGGCTTCTTTGGAATGTACcgag GTGCTGCAGTTAATCTCACACTTGTCACTCCAGAAAAGGCCATCAAGCTTGCTGCCAATGACTTCTTCAGACATCACCTCACCACTGACGG acagcagCTGACTTTGCTGAGGGAGATGATTGCTGGCTGTGGGGCAGGCACCTGCCAA GTGATCGTGACCACTCCAATGGAGATGCTGAAGATCCAGCTGCAAGACACAGGGCGGATAA ATGCCCAGAGGAAGCTGATTCGTCAAGCAGCGGTCAGGGGTGGAGCAGCTGAGGGTTCTTTTGAGGTGAGAGCTCGCACTGGCCTGCAGCTTTCTCGAGATCTGCTGAAGAGCAGAGGAATTGCTGGCCTGTACAAAGGCCTGAGGGCCACCCTGCTAAG GGATGTGCCCTTCTCTATTATATACTTCCCTCTGTTTGCTAATTTGAACAGCCTGGGGGGGACAGGTGTCCAGGGACCAGCTCCATTCTATGTGTCTTTCCTGTCTGGTTGTGTGGCAGGATGTATCGCTGCTGTGGCAGTGAACCCTGTGGATG TTGTAAAGACAAGACTACAGTCTTTGTGTTGTGGAGCTCAAGAGGACACTTATAGTGGTGCGATGGACTGCATCAG TAAGATCTTGTGTAACGAGGGTCCCTCCGCCTTCCTGAAGGGGGCATACTGCCGTGTCTTGGTCATAGCCCCTCTATTTGGGATTGCGCAGGTTGTGTATTTCCTTGGGGTCGGCGAGACTGTCCTCAGCCTGATCACGGAGTCCAGATCAGGGAGCTGA